In one window of Bradyrhizobium diazoefficiens DNA:
- a CDS encoding PilZ domain-containing protein: MSVAEFLRQRAVEVTVSGSYSLHRWYDCEGKLRNFACRTKRVSPFRMIVDVPVVGKIGERVTSYFQDFGEFQCTISATLKSGFLMELDMTRARRAWMSEKLTWLEKKQKDDSIQELRRDARYVPQSSHTVLTLADGCSHPCFIIDVSTAGVAISCEYDPPVGTPLAVGACVGRVIRKFDNGFAVKFAEKQQRDDLARLVVRQTVPQPA, translated from the coding sequence ATGTCCGTCGCAGAGTTCCTCAGGCAGCGTGCCGTCGAAGTGACCGTGAGCGGCAGCTATTCGCTGCATCGCTGGTACGATTGCGAGGGCAAGCTGCGAAACTTCGCCTGCCGCACCAAGCGCGTCTCACCCTTCCGCATGATCGTGGACGTGCCGGTCGTCGGCAAGATCGGCGAGCGCGTGACGTCCTACTTCCAGGACTTCGGCGAATTCCAGTGCACCATCAGCGCGACGCTTAAATCGGGCTTCCTCATGGAGCTCGATATGACGCGGGCGCGCCGTGCCTGGATGTCGGAAAAGCTGACCTGGCTCGAGAAGAAGCAAAAGGACGACAGCATCCAGGAGCTACGGCGCGACGCGCGCTACGTTCCGCAGTCCTCGCATACCGTCCTGACGCTCGCCGACGGCTGCAGCCATCCGTGCTTCATCATCGACGTCTCCACCGCCGGCGTCGCGATCTCCTGCGAATATGACCCGCCGGTCGGAACCCCGCTTGCGGTCGGCGCCTGTGTCGGGCGCGTCATCCGCAAGTTCGACAACGGCTTCGCGGTGAAGTTCGCCGAGAAGCAGCAGCGGGACGACCTCGCCCGCCTGGTCGTGCGCCAGACCGTGCCGCAGCCGGCCTGA